The proteins below are encoded in one region of Mycobacterium shinjukuense:
- a CDS encoding ATP-binding cassette domain-containing protein — MPAPAPPALTVRYDGSERTFAAGHDVVVGRDLRADMRITHPLISRAHLLLRFDQGRWLAIDNNSLNGTFANGRRVPVVEIHDGQSVNIGNPDGPLLTFEVGRHLGRAGCPPQTESMPIVVPPPSGPPPAPPHPGAPPHPAARSGQPGPPEMPRYPSSSAPWPPAPPPSPRPGPDAQRPPIAAQPPVANLATKVFQALRTLTGPHPRPAGAVTIGRATDNDIVIQDVLASRQHAFLTSTPLGTEIRDAHSVNGTFVNGVRVGSAILTDGDVVTIGNVDLVFTRGTLVRRTEAATRTGGLEVNAVCFAVDGKQLLDNISLTARPGTLTAIIGGSGAGKTTLSRLIAGYTSPSSGTVTFEGHNIHAEYASLRSRIGMVPQDDVVHRQLTINQALGYAAELRLPPDTSTADRAQVVAQVLEELELTQHGDTRVDKLSGGQRKRASVALELLTGPSLLILDEPTTGLDPALDRQVMMMLRQLADAGRVVLVVTHSVAYLDVCDQLLLIAPGGKTAFLGPPSQIGAAMGTTNWADIFARVGADPDAANRRFLAAHRPPAFAPEAIPADLGEPVHTSVIRQFSTIARRQVRLVVSDRGYTVFLAVLPFLIGVLSLTVRGETGLGIAEAISSNPDQPGQILVMLNVGAVFMGTALTIRDLVGERPIFRREQAVGLATGAYLGAKIAVFSGFAIVQAAIATIITIVGWGSPPTDAVMLGGGDVGVGLELFVTVAATCVASAILGMALSALAQSQDQIMPMLVVSIMSQLVFSGGMIWVTDRFLLDQLSWATPARWGYAASSSTVNIEKLVPGPVKPKDQHWVHKPSAWLFDMAMLGVLSIVYGFIVWWKIRLRRR; from the coding sequence ATGCCCGCACCCGCACCGCCCGCGCTGACCGTTCGGTACGACGGGTCGGAACGCACGTTCGCCGCGGGCCATGACGTGGTGGTCGGACGCGACCTGCGCGCCGACATGCGCATCACCCATCCGCTGATCTCGCGGGCCCACCTGCTGCTGCGCTTCGACCAGGGCCGGTGGCTGGCGATCGACAACAATTCGCTGAACGGCACCTTCGCCAACGGACGCCGGGTCCCGGTGGTCGAGATCCACGACGGCCAGAGCGTCAACATCGGAAACCCCGACGGGCCGCTGCTGACCTTTGAGGTCGGCCGGCACCTGGGGAGGGCCGGGTGCCCGCCCCAAACCGAGTCGATGCCCATCGTCGTGCCCCCGCCGTCGGGGCCACCCCCGGCGCCCCCCCATCCCGGCGCGCCGCCGCATCCGGCGGCCAGGTCGGGGCAACCGGGGCCACCGGAGATGCCCCGGTATCCGAGCAGCTCCGCGCCCTGGCCACCGGCACCGCCGCCGTCACCGCGTCCGGGTCCCGACGCGCAGCGGCCGCCGATAGCCGCCCAGCCGCCGGTGGCCAACCTGGCGACGAAGGTGTTTCAGGCCCTGCGAACCCTCACCGGCCCACACCCGAGGCCCGCCGGCGCCGTCACGATCGGCCGCGCCACCGACAACGACATTGTCATCCAAGACGTCCTGGCGTCGCGCCAGCACGCCTTCCTCACCAGCACACCGCTGGGCACCGAGATCCGCGACGCCCACAGCGTCAACGGGACCTTCGTCAACGGGGTCAGGGTCGGGTCGGCGATCTTGACCGACGGCGACGTGGTCACCATCGGCAACGTCGACCTGGTGTTCACCCGGGGCACCCTGGTCCGCCGCACCGAGGCCGCGACCCGCACGGGCGGCCTGGAGGTCAACGCGGTCTGCTTCGCCGTCGACGGCAAGCAACTGCTCGACAACATCTCGCTGACCGCCCGCCCCGGCACGCTGACCGCCATCATCGGCGGGTCCGGCGCCGGCAAGACCACGTTGTCGCGGTTGATCGCCGGATACACCAGCCCCAGCTCCGGCACGGTGACCTTCGAGGGCCACAACATCCACGCCGAGTACGCGTCGCTGCGCAGCAGGATCGGCATGGTCCCGCAGGACGACGTGGTGCACCGCCAGCTGACGATCAACCAGGCGCTCGGCTACGCCGCCGAACTGCGGCTGCCGCCCGACACCAGCACAGCCGACCGCGCCCAGGTGGTCGCCCAGGTCCTCGAGGAACTCGAGCTGACCCAACACGGCGACACCCGGGTGGACAAGCTCTCCGGCGGGCAGCGCAAACGCGCCTCGGTGGCACTCGAACTGCTCACCGGACCGTCACTGCTGATCCTCGATGAGCCGACCACCGGGCTGGATCCGGCGCTGGACCGGCAGGTGATGATGATGCTGCGCCAGCTGGCCGACGCCGGCCGGGTGGTGCTGGTCGTCACGCACTCGGTGGCCTACCTCGACGTCTGCGATCAGCTGTTGCTGATCGCGCCCGGCGGCAAGACGGCGTTCCTGGGCCCGCCCAGCCAAATCGGCGCGGCCATGGGCACCACCAACTGGGCCGACATCTTCGCCCGGGTGGGCGCCGACCCGGACGCAGCCAATCGCCGCTTCCTGGCCGCACACCGCCCCCCTGCCTTCGCGCCCGAAGCCATCCCCGCCGACCTGGGCGAACCGGTGCACACCAGTGTCATCCGCCAGTTCTCCACCATCGCGCGCCGTCAGGTTCGGCTGGTGGTCTCCGACCGCGGGTACACGGTCTTCCTGGCGGTCTTGCCGTTTTTGATCGGTGTGCTCAGCCTGACCGTTCGCGGCGAAACCGGGTTGGGCATCGCCGAAGCCATCAGCAGCAATCCGGACCAGCCCGGGCAGATCCTGGTGATGCTCAACGTCGGCGCCGTCTTCATGGGCACCGCCCTGACGATTCGTGACCTGGTCGGCGAGCGTCCCATCTTCCGGCGCGAACAGGCGGTCGGCCTGGCGACGGGCGCCTATCTGGGCGCCAAGATCGCGGTGTTCAGCGGGTTCGCGATCGTCCAGGCCGCGATCGCGACGATCATCACGATCGTCGGCTGGGGCTCACCGCCCACCGACGCGGTGATGCTGGGCGGCGGCGACGTCGGGGTCGGCCTCGAGCTGTTCGTGACGGTCGCCGCGACGTGTGTGGCCTCGGCAATTCTCGGCATGGCCCTGTCGGCGCTGGCCCAGTCGCAAGACCAGATCATGCCGATGCTGGTGGTGTCGATCATGTCGCAGCTGGTGTTCTCCGGCGGCATGATCTGGGTGACCGACCGGTTCTTGCTCGACCAGCTGTCGTGGGCGACGCCCGCGCGGTGGGGCTATGCGGCATCGTCATCGACGGTCAACATTGAGAAGCTGGTCCCGGGTCCGGTCAAGCCGAAGGACCAGCATTGGGTGCACAAGCCGAGCGCATGGCTGTTCGACATGGCGATGCTGGGGGTGTTGAGCATCGTCTACGGCTTCATCGTGTGGTGGAAGATCCGGCTGAGGCGTCGCTGA
- a CDS encoding FHA domain-containing protein, giving the protein MTRSQRPVLTVRSGHVGRSFAAGPDVVVGSDLHADFRVGHPLIAAAHLLLRFDRGGWIAVDNDSPSGIFVDGRKVASVDIHDGLAIALGRPDGPRITFEVEHHRGIIGLLPH; this is encoded by the coding sequence ATGACCCGATCGCAGCGTCCGGTGCTGACCGTGCGGTCCGGCCATGTGGGGCGCAGCTTCGCGGCCGGCCCCGACGTCGTCGTCGGAAGCGACCTTCACGCCGACTTCCGGGTCGGGCACCCGCTGATCGCCGCCGCGCACCTGCTGCTGCGCTTCGACCGGGGCGGCTGGATCGCCGTCGACAACGATTCACCGAGCGGGATCTTCGTCGACGGCCGCAAGGTGGCGTCGGTCGACATTCACGACGGCCTGGCCATCGCCCTGGGCAGGCCCGACGGGCCGCGGATCACCTTCGAGGTCGAACACCACCGGGGCATCATCGGCCTGCTGCCGCACTGA
- a CDS encoding GTP-binding protein, with translation MAYKHSEAHAEARGPASTKIVIAGGFGAGKTTFVGAVSEIMPLRTEAMVTDASAGVDMLEATPDKRTTTVAMDFGRITLAEDLVLYLFGTPGQRRFWFMWDDLVRGAIGAIVLVDCRRLQDSFAAVDFFEHRNLPFLVAVNEFDGAPRYPVDEVRKALTLPRHIPVITVDARDRRSATDALIAVTEYALASLTPH, from the coding sequence GTGGCCTACAAGCACTCTGAGGCACACGCTGAGGCGCGCGGCCCCGCGTCGACGAAGATCGTCATCGCGGGCGGGTTCGGTGCCGGCAAGACCACGTTCGTCGGCGCGGTTTCGGAGATCATGCCGCTGCGCACCGAAGCGATGGTCACCGACGCCTCGGCCGGTGTCGACATGCTCGAGGCCACCCCGGACAAGCGGACCACCACGGTGGCGATGGACTTCGGCCGGATCACCCTGGCCGAGGACCTGGTGCTCTACCTGTTCGGCACCCCGGGCCAGCGCCGGTTCTGGTTCATGTGGGACGACCTGGTGCGCGGGGCCATCGGAGCGATCGTGCTGGTCGATTGCCGGCGCCTGCAGGACAGCTTCGCCGCGGTGGATTTTTTCGAGCACCGCAACCTGCCGTTCTTGGTCGCGGTCAACGAGTTCGACGGTGCGCCAAGGTATCCCGTTGACGAGGTGCGCAAGGCGCTGACGCTGCCCCGGCACATCCCGGTGATCACCGTCGACGCCCGCGATCGCCGGTCGGCGACCGATGCGCTGATCGCGGTCACCGAATACGCGCTGGCCAGCCTGACGCCCCACTGA
- a CDS encoding DUF742 domain-containing protein, translated as MSSLPGARRELASLVRPYTLTAGRTASDVDLPLEAPLQTLPAGLSHRWPRHDVRGSIIRLCVNSPSVAEVAARLDVPVGVARVLAGDLVTSGYLRVRATLTDRSTRDERHELIGRTLRGLQAL; from the coding sequence TTGTCCAGTCTTCCCGGCGCTAGACGCGAGCTGGCCAGCCTGGTCCGGCCGTACACGCTGACGGCCGGGCGGACGGCCTCCGACGTCGACCTTCCGCTGGAAGCGCCGTTGCAGACGCTGCCGGCGGGGCTGTCACACCGCTGGCCGCGCCACGACGTGCGGGGCAGCATCATCCGGCTGTGCGTGAACAGCCCGTCGGTCGCGGAAGTCGCGGCCCGGCTGGATGTGCCGGTGGGTGTCGCGCGCGTCTTGGCCGGCGATCTGGTCACCTCCGGTTACCTTCGGGTGCGGGCGACCCTGACCGACCGTTCGACCCGTGATGAGCGCCACGAACTCATAGGAAGGACCCTTCGTGGCCTACAAGCACTCTGA
- a CDS encoding serine protease inhibitor, which translates to MTTNSSPTHLDWLVSKFAREVPGVAHALLVSVDGLPVAASEHLPRERADQLAAVASGLASLASGAAQLFEGGPVLQSVVEMQHGFLLLMRVGDGSHLATLAATGCDIGQIGYEMAILVERVGGVVQSSRR; encoded by the coding sequence ATGACGACCAATTCTTCACCCACCCACCTGGACTGGCTGGTGTCGAAATTCGCCCGCGAGGTCCCCGGGGTGGCGCACGCGTTGCTGGTGTCGGTCGACGGGCTGCCCGTCGCGGCCAGTGAGCACCTGCCGCGCGAGCGAGCCGACCAGTTGGCCGCGGTGGCTTCCGGGTTGGCCAGCCTGGCCAGCGGTGCCGCCCAGCTGTTCGAGGGTGGGCCGGTGCTGCAGTCGGTGGTCGAGATGCAACACGGCTTCCTGCTGTTGATGCGCGTGGGCGACGGCTCGCATCTGGCGACGCTGGCCGCGACCGGGTGTGATATCGGCCAGATCGGTTACGAGATGGCCATTCTCGTTGAACGGGTGGGCGGCGTTGTCCAGTCTTCCCGGCGCTAG
- a CDS encoding sensor histidine kinase has translation MTMFARPTTPVAAAAAKTPPSAEPTPKRPPAWSLRNWPVVWKVVAIGLVPLVVATALGAWRVRDAMTDASELRLVAARANLLPAITKYMSALDVAVLASSTGHDVEGAKKNFAARKYELQTRLADTDVIPDVRSAVNTLLNGGQALLDKVLDDSIGLRDRITSYAPLLLTAEDAITASVRVDGARIRAQLQGLSRAVGARGQMTMQEILVTRGADLSEPQLRTSMITLAGTEPSTLFGMTEALGAGSPDARNLQEQMVLRMAIMSDPAIALVDNPELLRSIQITKGIAEQVITDTTNSVPKALHGQASAARDATLRDAAVVAGVIAIALVIVLVVARALVGPLRVLRDGALKVAHTDLEGEIAAVRAGGEPSPQPLAVYTTEEIGQVAHAVDELHTHALLLAGDEARLRSLVNDMFETLSRRSRSLVDQQLALIDRLERHEQDPDRLDSLFRLDHLAARLRRNSANLLVLAGARVSGDHREPVALSTVINAAVSEVEDYRRVDIAGLPDCTVTGAAAGGVIHLLAELIDNALRYSPPTTRVRVSAVRGSEGGVLLRVADSGLGMTEADRRIANMRLQHGGGEVTPDNARHMGLFVVGRLASRHGIRVGLRGPATGEAGTGTTAEVYLPAAVLVGAAAAQPPNPRGGVFLVSPPRATADQRAPAAPAAASKPNGAGGPAPSVTLLPRRNPGASGITDIPAAERPRPPRRALPTPWWESGVSHPPAPAPARAPHQAPAEASQPARPAPRPSAAPGPAEDDVIYQRMLSEMAADPHELVSSPDLDWRTVWDRGWSAAAEAQDKPVESHTEHGLPVRTPGARLVPGAPSPDQQPDPRDQRAAADAAPQPARHPDAVRAALSSHFDGVRTARSHARDTDLQTDQQ, from the coding sequence GTGACCATGTTCGCCCGCCCGACCACCCCCGTCGCGGCGGCCGCAGCCAAGACGCCCCCGTCCGCCGAACCGACGCCCAAACGCCCTCCCGCGTGGTCGCTGCGCAACTGGCCGGTTGTGTGGAAAGTGGTGGCGATCGGGCTCGTTCCGCTGGTGGTGGCCACGGCCTTGGGCGCATGGCGGGTCCGGGACGCGATGACCGACGCCAGCGAGCTGCGGCTGGTCGCGGCCCGTGCCAACCTGCTGCCGGCGATCACGAAATACATGTCGGCCCTGGACGTCGCGGTGCTGGCGAGTTCCACCGGCCACGACGTGGAGGGCGCGAAGAAGAACTTCGCCGCCCGCAAGTACGAGCTGCAGACGCGGTTGGCCGACACCGACGTGATCCCCGACGTGCGCTCGGCGGTGAACACGCTGCTCAACGGCGGGCAGGCGCTGCTGGACAAGGTGCTCGACGACAGCATCGGGTTGCGTGACCGGATCACCAGCTACGCGCCGCTGTTGTTGACGGCCGAGGACGCGATCACCGCGTCGGTGCGCGTCGACGGTGCGCGGATTCGGGCTCAGCTGCAGGGTTTGAGCCGCGCGGTGGGGGCCCGCGGGCAGATGACGATGCAGGAGATTTTGGTGACCCGCGGCGCCGATCTTTCCGAGCCGCAGTTGCGCACCTCGATGATCACGCTGGCCGGCACCGAGCCGTCGACGCTGTTCGGGATGACCGAGGCGCTCGGCGCCGGCTCGCCGGATGCCCGCAACCTGCAGGAGCAGATGGTCCTGCGGATGGCGATCATGTCCGACCCGGCCATCGCGCTGGTCGACAACCCCGAGCTGCTGCGGTCGATCCAGATCACCAAGGGGATCGCCGAGCAGGTCATCACCGACACCACCAATTCGGTGCCCAAGGCGCTGCACGGCCAAGCCAGCGCTGCGCGCGACGCCACCCTCCGGGACGCCGCGGTGGTGGCGGGCGTCATCGCGATCGCCCTGGTCATCGTGCTGGTGGTGGCGCGCGCGCTGGTCGGGCCGCTGCGGGTGCTGCGCGACGGCGCGCTCAAGGTCGCCCACACCGACCTCGAGGGCGAGATCGCGGCGGTGCGGGCCGGCGGCGAGCCGAGCCCCCAGCCGCTGGCGGTGTACACCACCGAGGAAATCGGCCAGGTCGCACACGCCGTCGACGAACTGCACACCCACGCCCTGCTGCTGGCCGGCGACGAGGCGCGGTTGCGATCGCTGGTCAACGACATGTTCGAGACCCTGTCGCGGCGCAGCCGGTCGCTGGTCGACCAGCAGCTGGCGCTCATCGACCGGCTGGAGCGCCACGAGCAGGACCCCGACCGGCTGGACAGCCTGTTCCGGCTGGATCACCTGGCCGCCCGGCTGCGCCGCAACAGCGCCAACCTGCTGGTGCTGGCCGGCGCGCGGGTCTCGGGTGACCATCGCGAGCCGGTGGCGTTGTCGACGGTGATCAACGCCGCGGTGTCCGAGGTCGAGGACTATCGCCGCGTCGACATCGCCGGGCTGCCCGACTGCACGGTGACCGGCGCGGCGGCCGGTGGTGTCATCCATCTGCTTGCCGAGTTGATCGACAACGCGCTGCGCTACTCGCCCCCCACCACCCGGGTGCGGGTGTCGGCGGTCCGTGGCAGCGAGGGCGGTGTCCTGCTGCGGGTCGCCGACTCCGGATTGGGCATGACCGAAGCCGATCGGCGGATCGCCAACATGCGGCTGCAACACGGTGGCGGTGAGGTGACCCCCGACAACGCCCGGCACATGGGCCTGTTCGTGGTCGGCCGGCTGGCCAGCCGGCACGGTATCCGGGTGGGGCTGCGCGGCCCGGCGACCGGCGAAGCGGGCACCGGCACCACCGCCGAGGTCTACCTGCCGGCGGCCGTGCTCGTCGGCGCCGCCGCGGCCCAGCCGCCGAATCCGCGCGGCGGGGTGTTCCTGGTCTCCCCGCCGAGGGCCACAGCCGACCAGCGTGCGCCGGCCGCGCCCGCTGCGGCGTCGAAGCCCAACGGTGCCGGCGGCCCGGCACCGTCGGTGACGCTGTTGCCCCGCCGCAATCCCGGGGCCAGCGGCATCACCGACATTCCGGCGGCCGAGCGGCCGCGACCGCCCCGGCGCGCGCTGCCGACGCCCTGGTGGGAGAGCGGCGTTTCGCACCCCCCCGCACCGGCCCCGGCGCGGGCCCCGCACCAGGCCCCCGCGGAAGCGTCGCAGCCGGCTAGGCCCGCCCCTCGGCCGTCGGCGGCACCGGGCCCGGCCGAGGACGACGTGATCTATCAGCGGATGCTCTCCGAGATGGCGGCTGACCCACACGAGCTGGTTAGCAGCCCCGATCTGGATTGGCGGACGGTGTGGGACCGCGGCTGGTCGGCGGCCGCCGAGGCACAGGACAAGCCCGTCGAGTCCCACACCGAACACGGCCTGCCGGTGCGCACCCCCGGCGCCCGGTTGGTGCCCGGGGCCCCGTCGCCCGATCAGCAGCCCGACCCGCGGGATCAGCGGGCAGCCGCGGACGCCGCACCGCAACCCGCCCGGCACCCAGATGCGGTTCGCGCCGCTCTCAGCAGCCATTTCGACGGCGTGCGCACCGCACGGTCGCATGCCCGTGACACCGATCTGCAAACCGATCAGCAATGA
- a CDS encoding tRNA (cytidine(34)-2'-O)-methyltransferase has product MFRLLFVSPRIAPNTGNAIRTCAATGCELHLVEPLGFDLSEPKLRRAGLDYHDLACVTVHPSLAQAWQALSPARVFAFTAQAATLFTDVGYRAGDVLMFGPEPTGLDEATLADPHVTARVRIPMLAGRRSLNLSNAAAVAVYEAWRQHGYPGAG; this is encoded by the coding sequence GTGTTTCGGCTGCTGTTCGTTTCCCCGCGGATCGCGCCCAACACCGGCAACGCCATCCGCACCTGCGCGGCAACCGGCTGCGAACTGCATCTGGTCGAGCCGCTGGGCTTTGACCTGTCCGAGCCCAAGCTGCGACGGGCCGGGCTGGACTACCACGACCTGGCGTGTGTGACCGTGCACCCGTCGCTGGCGCAGGCGTGGCAGGCGCTGTCGCCGGCGCGGGTGTTCGCCTTCACCGCGCAGGCGGCGACGTTGTTCACCGACGTCGGCTACCGGGCCGGTGACGTGTTGATGTTCGGGCCCGAACCCACCGGGCTGGACGAGGCGACCCTGGCCGATCCGCACGTCACCGCGCGGGTGCGCATTCCCATGCTGGCGGGCCGGCGCTCGCTGAACCTGTCCAACGCCGCGGCCGTCGCCGTCTACGAGGCCTGGCGCCAGCACGGCTACCCAGGGGCAGGGTAG
- a CDS encoding nitroreductase family protein: MTLNLSVDEVLTTTRSVRKRLDFDKPVPREVLMECLELALQAPTGSNSQGWQWVFVEDADKKKAIADVYLANARGYLSGPAPEYPDGDTRGERMGRVRDSATYLAEHMHRAPVLLIPCLKGREDESPLGGVSFWASLFPAVWSFCLALRSRGLGSCWTTLHLLDDGERTVAQVLGIPYDTYSQGGLFPIAYTKGTDFRPANRLPAQTLTHWNGW; encoded by the coding sequence ATGACCCTCAACCTGTCCGTCGACGAGGTCCTGACCACCACCCGCTCGGTGCGCAAACGCCTCGATTTCGACAAGCCGGTGCCCCGCGAGGTGCTGATGGAATGCCTCGAGCTGGCGCTGCAGGCGCCCACCGGTTCCAATTCCCAGGGCTGGCAATGGGTGTTCGTCGAGGACGCCGACAAGAAAAAGGCGATCGCCGACGTCTACCTGGCCAACGCCCGGGGCTACCTCAGCGGGCCGGCGCCCGAGTACCCCGACGGCGACACCCGCGGCGAGCGGATGGGGCGGGTCCGCGATTCGGCGACCTATCTCGCCGAACACATGCACCGGGCCCCGGTGCTGCTGATCCCCTGCCTGAAAGGCCGGGAAGACGAGTCGCCGTTGGGTGGGGTGTCGTTTTGGGCCTCACTGTTCCCGGCGGTGTGGAGCTTCTGCCTGGCGCTGCGCTCCCGCGGGTTGGGCTCCTGCTGGACGACGCTGCACCTGCTCGACGACGGTGAGCGCACGGTGGCGCAGGTGCTCGGCATCCCCTACGACACCTACAGCCAGGGCGGGCTGTTCCCGATCGCCTACACCAAGGGCACCGACTTCCGGCCCGCCAACCGGCTGCCGGCCCAGACCCTGACCCATTGGAACGGCTGGTAG
- a CDS encoding TIGR03667 family PPOX class F420-dependent oxidoreductase, translating into MSVELTQEVSARLTSDLYGWLTTVARSGQPVPRLVWFYFDGTDLTVYSMPNAAKIAHITAHPQVSLNLDSDGNGGGIIVVGGTAVVDATDVDCRDDAPYWAKYRDDAAKFGLTEAIAAYSTRLKITPTRVWTTPTG; encoded by the coding sequence ATGAGCGTCGAACTGACACAAGAGGTTTCTGCCAGGCTCACGTCCGACCTTTACGGGTGGTTGACCACGGTCGCCCGATCGGGGCAGCCGGTTCCGCGGCTGGTGTGGTTCTACTTCGACGGGACCGACCTGACGGTGTACTCCATGCCGAACGCCGCCAAGATCGCCCACATCACCGCCCATCCGCAGGTCAGCCTGAACCTGGACTCCGACGGCAACGGCGGCGGGATCATCGTCGTGGGCGGGACCGCCGTGGTGGACGCCACCGATGTCGACTGCCGCGACGACGCGCCGTACTGGGCCAAGTACCGCGACGACGCCGCGAAGTTCGGGCTGACCGAGGCGATCGCCGCCTACAGCACCCGGCTGAAGATCACCCCGACCCGGGTGTGGACGACGCCCACGGGCTAG